TATGGTGGTGGCTAATTATAAGGCAAGGCTGTAGTGGTATGGCCATAATCAATTTTATATAGTGACAGGTCAAGTGTGTGATTTATAATTTTTGTCTTTTTTTGGCATTGGTACTATCAGTGCAGTGAATTGGACACCATGATGATTTTATTAATTCTAGTGTGGCCATTATACCAGGCTATACATGTAGCTCTGGGTTTTTTTGTAAGACTATGTACTGCAATTCTCATTCTATCTGAATAATGGCAGACATGTTTTACACATAAAGTTGAATGGATACTGCTAATCGTACACCATACAGTGGAGTCTCTCTAAGATGAtcataaccaagagttcataatactaaGTAGTACAattttatattataaactcttgttgTATTCCAGTAGGTATTGGTTCTATTGTAAACTTTTGTGCTGTGTTTCAGAATGACATATGAAGAGAAAATAAAGAGCAGAGATGCTGAGATAAAAGTCAGTTTAACATACGGATACATTAACACCTTAATCATTGTGGTCATGACAACACCCAGGCTCTGAAGGATAACTTGTCAACAGCACAAGAATCATTTAACAAGGCATCTCATGTaaggaatttttttttaaaaagagaACTATGTATATAGTCAAACTTACTAGGAAACTGCTATCAGTGAGGAAACAGCACAGGAGTTAGATGCTCTAAGGTTTTAGTTTTGTCTATAAAGTAAAATAAGTCACAAGTGTACTTATGTGTAGAAGTGAAAACGAGAGTCTAAAGACGAGTGTGTTACTAGTGTCacaggtgactgctgtattattgTATGTATGGTATACTGACAAAGATAACATGTAGTCCATAATTGAGAAACCCCATACACAATGATTTGATTAAGTTTGTGCACATTGTGAAGCTGTCTCTTGTACATTCACTTCTTTGCCATACCGTGTCTTTTAGTAGACATCCTTTAAATCAATAGTCTTAACTATAAAAGGTTTCATCCATACTATAATTTGAGATGCATGAGCACTCAAGACTAAAAGGTTTCTTTTAAAGGCCATACAGTACAAGCACTGTGGTAGGAGTAAATACTGTTGGGAGCTCATATGCACTGTAAGCTGTAAGCTCCAGGGGTGGTGAATAAAGTTTGACATACAAACTTGAAATGTATGTGTGAAGAAGATATTTTTCTTCCAAGTAGTCTGCCAATATTTTAATTGTAAATTTATCCACCCACATCTCTATCATACATTGTGTACTGTAGGAGGCACAGTCTGCCCAAGAGATACTCAACAAGAATGTGGGAGAATTAATGGAGGAGAACTCTCGGCTAGCTAGTGATAAGATGCAATCAGACAAAGTAGGGACACTACCATAGTGTCATACTCACTGGTTGTATCCCGTGTGATGTGTAGTTAGCAGAAAGCCGTAAAAACATGTTAGATGAGATGTCCAAAGACCACCAAGAGAATCTTAAAGTAGTTGAGCGACGGCAAGAGGTAGGTGTGTTAAGTATACAACTCGAACATTGAGAGTGATTTGTGAATAAAAATCAGACAATGCTGAGTGATCTTAGACAGCAACTTGATAGTGAGAAAGTGAGTTTCAATGAATGTTTTGTGGATTTTTTTGTTAGTTCcctttttttgttttgtgtgcgtgcatgcatgcgtgtgtagtTCTGTCAGCACCTTtgtgttcgtgtgtgtgtgtgcatgcgtgcgtgtgtgcatgtctgTGATGCATGTGCACACATGCAGTGCTTAGTGTGTTGGTTGCATGTGTTTGTCATGTTTGTGCATGTCTGTGTAGTACATGTGTCTATGTGTATCTCTAATTGATCTGTGCTGCTATTGTGTAGGATAAAACTAATGACTTATCAGCAAAGTGCCATGACCTGGAGCAGCAGCTACTGCGACTGCAATCTCTAGCAGAGAAAATTTCAAGCTATGAGCAGCAGCTACAACAATCTGAGGAGCAACTAACCACTGTGAAACAGGAAACAGATGAGAAGATATCCCTAATGGAGAAAGACCATCAGAACAAATTAGAGGTAGGTCTTGTACAACAAAAGAGCCAGTGTACGTAGGCCATCTGTTTGTATTGATAGGAGTTGAATGGCCAGTTGACAGCTAACCAGACAGAAATTGAGGCAAACAAGAAAGTTATTGTTGAGCTAGAGATGATGAAGCAGGACAAAGAATCAGAAATAAAGATAGTGGAAAAGAAAACATCAGGATTGGTAAAAAAAAATGGCTGAAAGACAAATCACCatagttgtacatgtgtagaTCAGAGATCTTAGACGTCAGATGCAACAGATGcaaaagaaagaagaaaaactACAACAACAGTTAAACAATACACGACTAAGAGGTGTGAGAAATTTTGTGGTGTACTATATACATGATAGAGGTTAACATAAGTTGTATTACTTCCATTAAAGACAATCCTGGTATTTATAAATATGGCATTATCTTGTCTTTTTTGTTAGATGATGTTGTGTTGTCTGTGAAGCGTGAAATTAGCCATGACACTTCTTCACTGCACAGCTGGTCAGCACACTAATATAGTGTCGTCTGTGTGTTAACTGTCAATTTTTATATCCTTCCATTTTCAGCGACAGTAGTGTATCATCTCTCAGAGCCGTACTAGGAGATACAGCCAGCAGTAATTTAGTACGTCAAGTTGTTATGAAGTCATTTTTTGAgctgtgttgttgtgttgttagAGCTCTATGTCTGGCAACCAAGAAGAGCCACTGAGCATTGAAGAGAGCAAAGAATTGATGGGAAGAATTGCTCAACTACAGCAGGACAAAGCAACTCTGGAAGAAAGGGTATGTTTTTCTCTATATGGTGTGCTCTGCATATGTAGTTTGAGGCCAAAAGGAAATCCCATTTCCTTATGGAATACCTTAGTAGTTTTATGGCTATGATTATCCATTGAAGGATTGCTTACCTCAGTAATTGTTTAGTCACATGACAGGTATTACTTTTTATCAGGTTAGCCATTTGGAGAATACTGGCTCTGCTTTAGCTGAAGATGTGATGCAGAAATCAgccatcatcaaccagtacTTCATGGAGAACAAAGCTGGTCTGTTGCATAACATGTTGTAGAAAACATGTATAGTAGGGATAAGTGTGAAATGTTATATATACAATATCAGGGTTTGGTACGAGGGCATTTCATTCTCCCTTCCCCTGTTATTGATTGGTATCTCCTCAAATTGATTCTTGCCTCTCTGGAAAATGCTGCCTGTCCTTCTGCTGGTCAAACATTAGAATAAAATATAACGCTCCCAGCTCCCTCTGGGTTAGGGTACTAGAAAAATCACTGCAAATCTGATGTAGCTAGTTGTATGTCATGACGTAAGATTGCATACAAAATTAGCTGTACTATAATACTTGaagtacataatattagacaATCATGTTTTGAGAAGATATACACAACAATTCCCCGAAGCAAGCAGTTTGGTGTTACTAAGTGGTGATGGGGAGGTCTATTCTTACTAGTGTGTGTTTCTGTAGATCATGAGCAGATGGACAAGCAGTCACAACATGGTAGCATCGGTCAGATGATCTCACCGCTGAAACTGATGCAACGTATGAGAGGAAGTACTTCAGAGAGCCTACAGGAGACCAACCGAAAGATGCAGCGAGCACTTGAAGAAGCACTAATGAAAAACATTCACCTACAAAAGGTATTTACGGAGTTTACAAAGTATTTACAATCTTTAATTGTATTTATTATATTAGAACATTGATATGCTGAGTTCACAGTTGCAAGGGCAAACAACAGGTCTTGACAATGTACCCACAAGTACTTCATCTTAGTTTTTACAATCTGTAATCATTTGTGTTCTTGTAATGTGCACTTATTGTTTGTTTCACCATTTATAAATTTGCTATCCTGTGGCCTGCTGTTGGGTGACAAAAAGTATGGAAGTATAAATAATGGTACCAATGCCAAATAAGCTTTTAAATAGTTTCTCATAACACTGTACATAGTGATTGTTAAAAACCATCCTACGTGACTGACAAAGCCTAGTTATGTCATACATACCTGGTTATGTCATGCATGGTTGGTGGTATGTACACTACAATTTGGTTTGTGGTGGTTTGCACAGAAGTACACTAGTGTAATTAGCATGGAGCATATAAATCAAGCAGTTCACCTTTTAGTCTCTGCTGCTATTTGTTAGCCAAATTTGTATGTTAACATGAATTAgttaaatacataatattatggtataTAGCCATCTGTCATCTTTCAGTAGACTACTCTGCACAAAGTTTACACAATGGAAATGAATTTACACACTCATTCTCCTTGTTGTATTCAACCTGCATGCTGTATATGTAGTGTTGCATATAGCTAATGAGCAATATCAAGGGAACAACATGTGCACAATACTATGCAAACAACTTGTATAGGGTTTTTAAAAGATTACccatacactctaataaagcattcatatGATTATTAATGTGAATTAACATGCCCTTCTCCTGATCTATTTAGACAAACAAGACTAGAATATTTTGTATGGCAGTAGATACTCCCAACACTCCCTACCTTTAATGCAGTTCTTTAGTATTTAGAGTTTTTTTTCTTCGGTTCATAGCTACTAGAGCTAGCAGACCTTCAATACTGCCTGTGCTCTCAATATTGTTGTTTTATGTACTTGTATGCAGTACCAATACTTCATAATATTTGAACTCTTTGGCAGTACAGTCATATCAAACACTGGGTGATGCAAAACTGAATTAGCTTATAGTCTGCATGGGAAGGGAACAGATAGACCTCCTGAAATATATATCTGTACACACTTTACACATTCTTGGAGCACACTTTATTGTACTACCTTGTAAAATTCCTAAAACTTGTTATAATATGATTCAAGTAGTGATGCTATACTATATAGCAAGGTGGGTGAATTTTTATGGTTTTTGCAATTGATAATCTTTTCATGAAACAGTACAATCTGTGATTTGTGATATTATTTTACCCCTTGATTTTTGTGAGATAGCTAGGCCATTTATAGAAAAATTTACCATAAAGAAATATCCCAAGCACTATGTGGTATAAAGAGTTTGTGCTTCTAACCACACAACTAGCTAAATTTTGCTCACTTAATGATCATGAATTGTTTCCAGTTTTACAGTAAGTGATTAAGCAGCTTGCAGCAATCATGTTGAGTTCTTACGATAGTATTTATCATAACTGTAGAGCTACGAGTCTAGCTTGTTAGTATATTCTGTGTTTTCTTGAACTCATGCATGTGGGCCAATCGGTAATACAGCCTTACTGCTGAACATCAAAATAAAATACAAGATACTATACAAattggctacaaaaaattcaTCACAGTGGATTGCTATAGATTGTACTGAGGTTATGGTCCAGTCTTGACTCGAGTATCGTCTGTCTTGTATGATCCACTAACAGTAATGCTCGGTCAGAAACAGCAACTGCAGAGAAATCTCCCTCCAAGTTAGACCACAAACAGTCGTCTCCATCTGGATAACTACACAGTAACTCTCTCTTACTATTGAACACAGCTACTCTCGGATGATTGGCATAAGACACGATAATGTTGTGCTCTTTGTCAATGATCATGTCCTGTACTTTGTAAGTATTCTTTGTGTTCTTATCTGGCAGTAAGTGTACAGGTGTCATGGTGTATGTATTGGAATCAATATCTGTAATGCATGCATAGTTGTAATAGTCTTCCTGTGTTTTGGTGCCTAGAGCTGCAGAGAAGGCAACATGTACACTGAAATCACTAGCAATAGTTAAGGAAGCCAATGACGCTGAAAAGTTGATATTATGAAGAATGTGAAGTTCAGAGTTGCAGATAAGGACATCTTGTGTGCCTCCTGCTGCTACCATACTGTCGTGGGCTCCAATGCAAACTGGCTCAAATTGCAGTTTACTTGAAAAGACAAGTTGCTGTCTCTTGGCTTCAGGATTAGAGGCCTTCACCAGCTGTAAACCTTTCCTGTTGGCAACAACCAAATTGTCATTACCGTCACATGTTATACCACTTGGACTGTTTAGTGAGAATCCATGAAAAGAAGTAATGTCAATTATGAAGCATTCATTACCAGCCAATTGTTTTACAATGTACGCTTTTCCTTTCTCAGTACAAATAGCAATATGGCCACTGCTAGTGACAGTGAGACCTGTTATCACTTCTCTGAGGCACAGAACTTCTTGAGGTTTAGTTAGTAGCCCATAGTAGTGACTTGATGGATAAACCATAGCTTTAAAGGGACTTTCAGTGATTGGATGCCCCCCACACTTCAACAAGACTTCCACAACACCAGTGACAACAGGGACGTAAGCAATATTCCAGATACCCTCGACCCAACCAGGAAGGAATGGGGAAATGTGTTGCTCTACTGGCAGTACAGAATTGCGATTATCGGTTATCGTGCATGTAAAATTTGATGTCAATTCTATCATCTCATCATAGGTTTTCGTGACTAGTGGCTGATTTTGAATATCTCGAAACACAACAGTGAATGATGTAACTTTGTTGGTGCAAGCCCACTTCAGACCTGGTCCGTCAGCTGTGGTGTACTTATGATGGGCAGGACCCACCACAACTGGAATATTCCATGTCTTCAGTTCATGCATATGTGTAGGGTTGGTTAGAACTTTAATGTATGCTTCAGGCTTTGCTAACAGTGGAGCTTCGAGGCTACAGTTATTTCTACAACGTATGAGCTGCTTCTTAGCATTCTTTCTTGCTGCATCTAACTCCAACTTTTGTGCTCGGTGCAAGTCACTAAGTTCCCGATAAGCATCATTTTCCATTTTATCCAACACCAGTCTCATGCCTTCATAATACATCTTTATTCTGTTATAGCCGTCTTCATAGTTTTCTTTAAGTAGAGCTAGTTCTCCATCAATTTCACCATTTAGATCCTCAAACTCTGTAGCCTGTGATGGATTCTCCTTTATGACAGACAATTTTGACATACCATCAGCCAGATCAGTTGCTTGAACAGGACCTGCTGGAGTGTTGGCTGGTGAAAAATACCCTGACTCTTGAGATCGTGACTCTGAAAATTTTATGTGTTGTTTCCCTTTGCCTTGAAGCTTATTTATTTCTGTTTCAATAATCTGTACTAGTTCGTGATGATGGCCTCCTTCTCTGAGACAAGACAGAAATGCTAAATGACTATCAGCTTCTTTTAGACGTAAGAATACAATTAAATTGTCCGCTCCTTTGCCTTCAGTAGTTTCTAGAATATTCTGTGCTTCATTTGGAGTTATGACACTTTGATTCTCCAGTTTTGAAACTAAAAAGTGTAGTCCTACCATTTGTTTGATGTGAGGCTCACAATGCTGAATGGCCAGATGAGTTCGTAGGCTGTTTACAAAAGGCTCGTAATCTGATACTTTCTCCATGACAGTACAAAACAGCTTGAACTGTTCGATATCCTGTATCACGTTAAGCATGATATCCATCAGTTTCCTGTATAGGGAAACACATTGTGTGGCTATTATGGGTTTCCTTATGAATACTGCATACATATATCATGTATCTAAACTCATAGCATAAGGGACTGTGAGTCACCCACCACAATAAGTCACACAGTTCCCACTTCTATATGATACGTGCCATCGCAATACATAAATTTACAGATGTTGGTTACTGTCTTCTGACCCTGTTTGATGAGTAGTAAGTTGCGTGAAGTGTGTGATCTCGTGATGATAAACAGCACACACTAAAGAATAGGACTTAAATTAAGCAAAGAGGTGCTCTACTAGGCAACAAAGGATGCACCATCATCAGCACTAGGAGTTATGATGGATTATCAATATATTTGGTACCTATACCTTGACCAATCATTAAACACTTGGCTGGGCAAGGCCAAGCATagttaattcacagtttattgTCACCACCCACATGGTATCTTGCAAGAGTATTTATCATGTGATACCTTGAATTATGTGTAGAATACATTTTCACAATTATAGGGCTAGCACATAGTTTATATAAAGGTAATTATGTGGGCTACAGCCCCCAATGATTCTCAGCAATGTTACTTcatcagattgaaatactctaatatagcaatcaaatactccaatagaacagtcaagcatgACAGTGACGGATGTGAGACATTAGTTACTGCCTATGTGAGTAAATAAAGCATAAAGCTGTAATTATAGTCTATGTTGTAACTGATATATCTCACAGACAATCTGGGATATGAGTGCTGGCTTATAGCTACCATTTTATTATTTCAAAGTccgatggatttcaaataaatggaaattcgtgtcacaaattatgaaagATACGCATGCATGCTTGCCAacaactgacttactgatgaaATAATTCCAATTCTTATGCACTGTCAAAACCCAACAATGGTATATCTGGTTACTGACGTAGTAATGATACTGTTTTATAGCCACTATAAAACTGATGAGTGATGATTACGTGTCTATGCCAATATGTTTGATCAAGTGAAGGCAAGTAACTTTTAATTGGAGGAATGTATTTTCGAAGAATAGCAGGTATTggaaatttattttcaaagagaagAGCCTTTTTgaaatatccaaaaataaaaattcTTTGAAAATTACCCACTATATGGTGGCACATTTCAATCCCCATAATGAAATGATCACCCACCCTTATGCTTTTAAAACTCgtactgtgaatcaactttgcctggcctactACCCTGTGCACCTGAAATCACTCCATATTTTAGATTCATGATTCGATGTGTCACTGTGTGACTTTCGGTAACTTCCAACATTTTTTTAAAGCTTTATAACTCCCAGAGCAGCTATCCTTGCCCTCAGCAGTAGTACCACTGGGTAGCCCCTCGAAGTACTAGTCACATGTACAAGTGTGGATGACATCACTAGTTGTACAGTGACATTATGAGTGGCAATGCAAAAGCTGCACGACTTATATACGCTGTATAAATCTGTTTAAAATTTATAGCTAAGGAACCAAATAATCATGGAGAACATATCCAAGATATTATTTCCTTTTATTTGCAGTAGACCACAGCTGGCTgaagttatttacatgtaaaTACCTAGCTACacccgtgtgtgtgtgtgtgtgtgtgtgtgtgtgtgtgtgtgtgtgtgtgtgtgtgtgtgtgtgtgtgtgtgtgtgtgtgtgtgtgtgtgtgtgcatgctggCAGGACTGCTCCAGTGCTGTAACAGATAGTTATTGTACAGGTCATGTTTTTGTGGTAGCCACTTCCTTGTATTGTTTAGGGAAACTCAGCTTTCATACTGTATAAACAAATAACAAATACAAATGCATGATTTTTTGTTTCCCTAATCCAGTACAAGGAAACAGGATACGGTCAGAAAATGGCTATAATGAGTCTGTGAGTACCTCACAATAGTAGCTAAGTGGTGTGGTGTGCAATAGCTACTGTGTTGGTATTATGAACACTAAATGTTGGTTGACCATTTCACAGAACCCTGATAAGCTATATATACCCAGCCGGCATGCCCAttcaaatacaaatactcaatGACTATGCAGTCATGCTTTGTATGCATGAAACATTAGTGCTTGAGATAACCTTGCTTGTTCCTATACAAGGTCAGGACATGCCACTGAAATAATATTTGTTTCAATGGACTTTATTAACTGCAACTAAAATTTTCCCTTGAATTTACACCAGCACAATGAGGATGTAGCCAGGAAATGGTTAATTTGAAGCCATGGATCTTGACTCAACCATAAATATTATATACTACGCGGGtgcgtagtatataatatctatgactCAACATGGCATCCATGACTCAAGGCATtgagaaatagctaattttaaTTCATGCGGATACTGAGACCACATAGCCATATGGGGATACGGCTAGTTAAACAAGATGGGGAGGGATTCACTCTTGCTTAaattaactagctagctatatgataGCACATAAGAATACACACAAACTCGAGTAGCTACCTGTTTCGAAAGAGTGGATTTCTTTCGTCGCTCAGAACATCCTTGTTGTGGTCGGATAGGAGTTTGTGAGAGTACAGCTGACCGAGGATGATGTTGCAATCGGTGCATCTCTCAAACTTAGCATAATGTGCTTTCAAGGTCCAACGTACGTTGAGATTCATTGCGTTCAATTGCGGCAAAGATCACGTGCTTACTATTCGCGCATGTGCTACATTCAAGGATAAGTGCATGCGCGAAAccatctaatagagcagtcagttgtaattgtaatagtcATGCTGAATTTCATGCCAAGGGTCACAACCATCTGGCTGCTAATCTGGATTTTATTCCTAATCAATAAGCTTTTTAGTACTCTTCCTTATACATCTATTTCTCCTTTATCATTTTGTTCAGTGGCTTCATCTACGTTTCATCTTTCTGAAGTGTTTCAGAACATAATGTTATTATATTTCAATTATAAGAGCAAAAAATACTGAGCCCGGAAAACTTATTACTAAACTTGTAAATTGTAGCATTCTTTCCTAGTGTCCATTGAATCAGAATCATGTGTATGACCTTTAGTCACTGTGTATCTTCAGATCATGCCACAGGcagtggccacttgtacagtacatgcatccCTAATACACACTTTGCAATTGCTAAACAATAATATGTTCATTCCTATAAGCCATTCCATTTTTGTCAGTATGCCACGCATGATATTCTTcatgttttagttacatgtttctgactcctaTTCACAGGCCTTAAGCCTACGCACAGGTCCCTAGTAGCTATATCTCAGAGCTTAGCCCTCATGTTAAATGTGACTGAGTGATATAGTCTTACTCTTATGTAATTACACAAAAGAGAATAGCGTAATCAGTAGGCTGAGGTTGTGCCCTCCAGCACTACCATCAGTAACCCCCTTTGGTTATGCTCCTGTCACTAGCTGTATAGTACACCCCCTTTGGTTATGCTC
The Dysidea avara chromosome 7, odDysAvar1.4, whole genome shotgun sequence genome window above contains:
- the LOC136259915 gene encoding GRIP1-associated protein 1-like isoform X2, with amino-acid sequence MAAESLSIGEEEFQRLQTQLIELRTANYQLKENNAKQNAELNQLQETLSSQTRELERANKALQKSKKAKEVSGLLEDNENLQKKIEAQENDFKLQNKTMMEEISQLTDQLKQATVAHEVVKNTENNDYRRLQAENAALKKSLESSQNHVPARESIDDLFEKLKHVIPTSTGDTVDGSNLSTSEDDECLKQLESIKEDYVKSVLTLSPDTTIDGETMQQLQLRLTTTEEEKKIIQDQLKTAQEAAQLEIAQLKKEVEKWTEKAKKKQDSYIQLQEEKEKQYQQQKMTYEEKIKSRDAEIKALKDNLSTAQESFNKASHETAISEETAQELDALRSENESLKTSVLLVSQEAQSAQEILNKNVGELMEENSRLASDKMQSDKLAESRKNMLDEMSKDHQENLKVVERRQETMLSDLRQQLDSEKDKTNDLSAKCHDLEQQLLRLQSLAEKISSYEQQLQQSEEQLTTVKQETDEKISLMEKDHQNKLEELNGQLTANQTEIEANKKVIVELEMMKQDKESEIKIVEKKTSGLIRDLRRQMQQMQKKEEKLQQQLNNTRLRDDVVLSVKREISHDTSSLHSCDSSVSSLRAVLGDTASSNLSSMSGNQEEPLSIEESKELMGRIAQLQQDKATLEERVSHLENTGSALAEDVMQKSAIINQYFMENKADHEQMDKQSQHGSIGQMISPLKLMQRMRGSTSESLQETNRKMQRALEEALMKNIHLQKNIDMLSSQLQGQTTGLDNVPTSTSS
- the LOC136259915 gene encoding GRIP1-associated protein 1-like isoform X1 → MAAESLSIGEEEFQRLQTQLIELRTANYQLKENNAKQNAELNQLQETLSSQTRELERANKALQKSKKAKEVSGLLEDNENLQKKIEAQENDFKLQNKTMMEEISQLTDQLKQATVAHEVVKNTENNDYRRLQAENAALKKSLESSQNHVPARESIDDLFEKLKHVIPTSTGDTVDGSNLSTTASEDDECLKQLESIKEDYVKSVLTLSPDTTIDGETMQQLQLRLTTTEEEKKIIQDQLKTAQEAAQLEIAQLKKEVEKWTEKAKKKQDSYIQLQEEKEKQYQQQKMTYEEKIKSRDAEIKALKDNLSTAQESFNKASHETAISEETAQELDALRSENESLKTSVLLVSQEAQSAQEILNKNVGELMEENSRLASDKMQSDKLAESRKNMLDEMSKDHQENLKVVERRQETMLSDLRQQLDSEKDKTNDLSAKCHDLEQQLLRLQSLAEKISSYEQQLQQSEEQLTTVKQETDEKISLMEKDHQNKLEELNGQLTANQTEIEANKKVIVELEMMKQDKESEIKIVEKKTSGLIRDLRRQMQQMQKKEEKLQQQLNNTRLRDDVVLSVKREISHDTSSLHSCDSSVSSLRAVLGDTASSNLSSMSGNQEEPLSIEESKELMGRIAQLQQDKATLEERVSHLENTGSALAEDVMQKSAIINQYFMENKADHEQMDKQSQHGSIGQMISPLKLMQRMRGSTSESLQETNRKMQRALEEALMKNIHLQKNIDMLSSQLQGQTTGLDNVPTSTSS
- the LOC136259914 gene encoding uncharacterized protein, with the protein product MNLNVRWTLKAHYAKFERCTDCNIILGQLYSHKLLSDHNKDVLSDERNPLFRNRKLMDIMLNVIQDIEQFKLFCTVMEKVSDYEPFVNSLRTHLAIQHCEPHIKQMVGLHFLVSKLENQSVITPNEAQNILETTEGKGADNLIVFLRLKEADSHLAFLSCLREGGHHHELVQIIETEINKLQGKGKQHIKFSESRSQESGYFSPANTPAGPVQATDLADGMSKLSVIKENPSQATEFEDLNGEIDGELALLKENYEDGYNRIKMYYEGMRLVLDKMENDAYRELSDLHRAQKLELDAARKNAKKQLIRCRNNCSLEAPLLAKPEAYIKVLTNPTHMHELKTWNIPVVVGPAHHKYTTADGPGLKWACTNKVTSFTVVFRDIQNQPLVTKTYDEMIELTSNFTCTITDNRNSVLPVEQHISPFLPGWVEGIWNIAYVPVVTGVVEVLLKCGGHPITESPFKAMVYPSSHYYGLLTKPQEVLCLREVITGLTVTSSGHIAICTEKGKAYIVKQLAGNECFIIDITSFHGFSLNSPSGITCDGNDNLVVANRKGLQLVKASNPEAKRQQLVFSSKLQFEPVCIGAHDSMVAAGGTQDVLICNSELHILHNINFSASLASLTIASDFSVHVAFSAALGTKTQEDYYNYACITDIDSNTYTMTPVHLLPDKNTKNTYKVQDMIIDKEHNIIVSYANHPRVAVFNSKRELLCSYPDGDDCLWSNLEGDFSAVAVSDRALLLVDHTRQTILESRLDHNLSTIYSNPL